Proteins from a genomic interval of Leptospiraceae bacterium:
- a CDS encoding DegT/DnrJ/EryC1/StrS aminotransferase family protein, with protein MGNIAEKLSPKNQSIEFNKPTLSKEELVTVLDCLVEDMISSGVITDRFEKDFKSTFKLRNVISVNSLTSAYHLALLSLGITDNDPVLLSTYAPHAALDAILMLRAKPILVDLGKSSFHMDVEEFNHRVEEVSPKAILIDHAFGCLFDLKKYNTKEIPVIEDYSEAIGADSEDIPVSKQGTISICGMLPNHVITTGNGAIMITPNDTLSESIRSLKLGHNEKRDSDKPKFDYNLLDFQAAIGIEQISKLGVIIERKKKIAQIYLQSVLSASHETFFKHASQDQFNRFPIIFAKPYEEVDRYFKSLQIGIQKTISTPLHRILKANNSDFSNAERLYQRGHCIPIYPNLTKDNVNRIANSIKGIY; from the coding sequence GTGGGAAATATTGCAGAAAAACTATCACCAAAAAACCAGTCCATTGAATTCAATAAACCAACTTTATCGAAAGAAGAGCTAGTTACCGTACTAGATTGCCTTGTAGAAGATATGATTTCTTCTGGCGTTATTACGGATAGATTTGAGAAGGATTTTAAATCTACTTTTAAATTACGAAATGTAATTTCAGTAAATAGTTTAACTTCCGCATACCATCTCGCTCTACTTTCTCTAGGTATAACGGATAACGATCCAGTATTACTTTCTACTTACGCTCCCCATGCAGCACTGGATGCAATATTAATGCTTCGCGCAAAACCCATATTAGTCGATCTCGGCAAATCGTCTTTCCATATGGATGTGGAAGAATTTAATCACAGGGTAGAAGAAGTTTCTCCAAAAGCAATTTTAATTGATCATGCATTCGGCTGTTTATTTGATCTAAAAAAATATAACACAAAAGAAATTCCCGTCATTGAAGATTACTCAGAAGCAATTGGTGCTGATTCGGAAGATATTCCTGTAAGTAAACAAGGAACTATCTCTATTTGCGGAATGTTACCAAATCATGTAATCACAACAGGTAACGGGGCAATCATGATTACCCCCAATGACACATTATCAGAAAGTATCCGTTCTCTAAAACTAGGTCACAATGAAAAAAGAGATTCAGATAAACCTAAGTTTGACTATAATTTATTAGATTTTCAAGCAGCGATTGGAATTGAACAAATTTCTAAACTAGGCGTAATCATCGAACGTAAGAAAAAAATAGCACAAATTTATCTACAATCGGTATTATCCGCTTCCCATGAAACTTTTTTTAAACATGCAAGTCAGGATCAATTCAATCGTTTCCCTATTATATTCGCAAAACCTTACGAAGAAGTAGATAGATACTTTAAGTCCCTACAAATCGGCATACAAAAAACGATTTCAACTCCATTACACAGAATTTTAAAAGCGAATAATTCTGATTTTTCCAATGCAGAAAGACTTTACCAAAGAGGTCACTGTATTCCTATCTATCCAAATCTAACAAAGGATAATGTTAACCGAATAGCAAATTCTATTAAAGGGATTTACTAA
- a CDS encoding ATP-grasp domain-containing protein, with translation MGNLYRLNSLFELEINSPELVNENKYLLDRSSVYEYLFLAISQKEDFVLVSENVSTELLEYWKSNNLTFGNTVYTDNPYYTDKLKLGDTIPTDLKLIEWGSISYFDNVKNILIKKQTKIDFTSSINSKINQTRWKNSVNENKLNSIICTNIEELDYCVSKFQYPFIIKPEFSFSGRGNILVKSESELKKISNKLKEIILLNKNGVVIEEWVGDTRKIDFSGLFDLSRSKSKLIAITNMLIDKNGVYRGTIISDVFGSEFIAGMKKLISHFQIKNHSYVGMISMDGFVFSRQKLEEIQYMSEVNFRYSMGRILFELHHKIGSQIPNYALLFLSIKSKKINFLSVISSIEEFKTKHKLNILILTPFYNAKSKLNSFVGLYVSSETEISTEKIEKLKSLFN, from the coding sequence GTGGGGAATTTATACAGGTTAAACTCACTTTTTGAGTTGGAGATTAATTCTCCAGAGTTGGTAAATGAAAATAAGTATTTATTGGATAGAAGTAGTGTTTATGAGTATTTATTTTTAGCAATTTCTCAGAAAGAAGACTTTGTATTAGTTAGTGAAAATGTATCTACTGAGTTATTGGAGTATTGGAAAAGTAATAACCTAACGTTCGGGAATACGGTATATACTGATAATCCTTATTATACTGATAAATTAAAATTAGGCGACACAATTCCGACGGATCTAAAATTGATCGAATGGGGAAGTATTAGTTATTTTGATAATGTAAAAAATATATTGATAAAGAAACAGACAAAGATAGATTTTACTTCTTCTATAAATTCAAAAATTAATCAAACCAGATGGAAAAACTCAGTTAATGAAAATAAACTAAATAGTATAATTTGCACAAACATAGAAGAATTAGATTATTGTGTGTCTAAATTTCAATATCCATTTATAATTAAACCCGAATTCAGTTTTTCGGGACGCGGAAACATTCTAGTAAAAAGTGAATCGGAATTAAAAAAAATATCTAATAAACTAAAAGAAATAATTTTATTAAATAAGAATGGAGTGGTTATTGAAGAATGGGTCGGCGATACTAGAAAAATTGATTTTAGTGGATTATTCGACTTATCCCGCAGTAAGTCAAAGTTAATTGCAATCACGAATATGTTGATTGATAAAAATGGTGTTTATAGAGGAACAATTATCAGCGATGTTTTTGGCTCGGAATTTATAGCTGGAATGAAAAAGTTAATTTCGCATTTCCAAATAAAAAATCATTCTTATGTAGGAATGATTTCCATGGACGGATTTGTTTTTAGCCGACAAAAGTTGGAAGAAATTCAGTATATGAGCGAAGTAAATTTTCGGTATTCTATGGGTCGAATTTTATTTGAACTTCATCATAAAATAGGTTCGCAAATTCCCAATTATGCTTTATTGTTTTTATCTATTAAAAGTAAAAAAATTAATTTTTTATCGGTTATCTCCAGTATTGAAGAATTTAAAACAAAACATAAATTAAATATTCTAATTCTTACTCCATTTTACAACGCAAAATCAAAGTTAAATTCATTTGTGGGATTGTACGTTAGTAGCGAAACAGAAATTTCTACAGAAAAAATCGAAAAATTGAAATCGTTATTTAATTGA
- a CDS encoding DUF455 family protein — MKTINEYCHFILNSEKLSDKLLSPPEDLVDDRNPGIVVLDSPNRETRILISEKKSKIPRLEHLHQSINRGVALHHFANHELMATEIFAWALLKFQNISDKSRLDLFNSLKEEQKHLRLYLDRMQELGVEFGERPLNGIFWKYIPLMSTFEKFSAIMSLSFEGANLDYATIYQKTFLQYGDIKSSEIMEIVFLDELKHVKRGLKVLQKREEQSISEWDYYNSLLDHPFTPRRAKGYFYIPDTRRKVGFSEDFILKLAEYKDEFSNRKKEIIPEELKTWGIYTG, encoded by the coding sequence ATGAAAACTATAAACGAATATTGCCATTTTATACTGAATTCTGAAAAATTATCAGATAAGTTATTAAGTCCTCCTGAAGATTTGGTAGATGATAGAAATCCTGGCATTGTTGTTTTAGATTCACCAAATAGGGAAACTCGAATTTTGATATCGGAGAAAAAATCTAAAATTCCCAGACTCGAACATCTTCATCAAAGTATAAATCGTGGAGTTGCACTTCATCATTTTGCAAATCATGAGTTAATGGCTACAGAAATTTTTGCTTGGGCACTTTTAAAATTTCAAAATATCTCCGACAAATCACGATTAGACTTATTTAATAGCCTAAAAGAGGAACAAAAACACCTTCGTCTGTATTTGGATCGAATGCAGGAATTGGGAGTTGAGTTTGGAGAACGTCCATTGAATGGAATATTTTGGAAATACATTCCGCTCATGTCAACATTTGAAAAATTTAGTGCTATCATGTCCCTTTCATTCGAAGGGGCTAATTTAGATTATGCCACAATTTATCAAAAAACATTTTTACAATATGGAGATATTAAAAGTTCGGAAATAATGGAAATAGTTTTTTTAGATGAACTTAAACATGTAAAAAGGGGACTTAAAGTTTTACAAAAGAGGGAAGAACAATCTATTTCCGAATGGGATTATTATAATTCCCTATTAGACCATCCGTTTACACCGAGACGAGCAAAAGGATACTTTTATATTCCAGATACGCGTAGGAAAGTAGGATTTTCGGAGGATTTTATTTTGAAGTTAGCTGAATACAAAGATGAATTTTCAAATCGGAAAAAAGAAATTATTCCGGAGGAACTAAAGACGTGGGGAATTTATACAGGTTAA
- a CDS encoding carotenoid 1,2-hydratase: protein MVSKIISIVFLYLFVWNLYAIEFPKDHTFHKDFGLEWCYFVGNLKVEGGQEIGYELSFFRANLNGKEEVFPVHFAISDITNRKHYTAQSIDRKIGNLADYNDSLIRSGDYKIEILGESNFKITANPRMQNISLELHLTASKREILLHGDKGYSIKSIREKNIYSYYYSIPKLITKGFLKIGDSKFVVKEGTSWMDHEWSFPILDSGNNLSVKKSLASKENSWDWICLNLEDGSDIMVFNFRKSKSDSSETFGTLRTSNGETIYFQSPNEIQFVAQDLTWKSPETNKYYPMKWKIISKDIHIEIEAKFFEQEFLGYTSTGNSYWEGAVKAKGFIKEKPTTGSGYLELKGY from the coding sequence ATGGTTAGTAAAATTATTAGTATTGTTTTTTTGTATCTATTTGTTTGGAATTTGTATGCAATAGAGTTTCCCAAGGACCACACATTTCACAAAGACTTCGGTTTAGAATGGTGTTATTTTGTTGGAAATCTAAAGGTTGAAGGAGGACAAGAGATTGGATACGAATTGAGTTTTTTTCGAGCCAATTTAAACGGAAAAGAGGAAGTATTTCCTGTTCATTTTGCGATTTCTGATATTACAAATCGAAAACATTATACCGCACAGTCTATAGATCGGAAAATTGGAAACCTAGCAGATTACAATGATTCACTGATTCGAAGTGGCGATTATAAAATTGAAATTCTAGGGGAGTCCAATTTTAAAATTACAGCAAATCCTCGTATGCAAAATATATCTTTAGAGCTTCATTTAACAGCGAGTAAACGAGAGATTTTATTACATGGAGATAAGGGTTATTCGATTAAGAGTATTCGAGAAAAAAATATTTACTCTTATTATTATTCTATTCCCAAACTCATTACAAAAGGATTTTTGAAAATCGGAGACAGTAAGTTTGTTGTAAAGGAAGGAACTTCTTGGATGGATCACGAATGGAGTTTTCCTATTTTGGATTCTGGAAATAATTTGAGTGTAAAAAAATCTCTGGCTTCCAAAGAAAATTCGTGGGACTGGATTTGTTTGAATTTAGAAGATGGTTCTGATATAATGGTGTTTAATTTTAGAAAATCAAAATCGGATTCTTCGGAAACTTTTGGAACCCTACGCACTTCAAATGGTGAAACAATTTACTTTCAATCGCCAAATGAAATTCAATTTGTTGCACAGGATTTGACTTGGAAAAGTCCAGAGACTAACAAATATTATCCTATGAAATGGAAGATTATTTCGAAAGATATTCATATCGAAATTGAAGCAAAATTTTTTGAGCAAGAGTTTTTAGGATATACATCCACCGGAAATTCCTATTGGGAAGGAGCAGTTAAAGCAAAAGGATTTATAAAGGAAAAACCGACTACCGGCAGTGGTTACTTAGAGTTAAAGGGCTATTAA
- a CDS encoding NAD-dependent epimerase/dehydratase family protein — translation MKINPSKPILVTGGSGYIASWVVKYLLEEGHTVHTTVRDKTQKDKYLHLEEIANNSKGKLVVFDADLMKKDSFLEAMQECELVIHMASPFFVVGIKDAQKDLIGPAKDGTANVLHSANVTKSVKRIVLTSSCASIYGDNCDLSLTKDKVFTEEYWNTTSSLSHSPYSYSKTVAEQEAWKIANAQSQWDLLTINPAFVLGPSLTKRTDSTSINMMIQLGNGTFSFGVPELWFGITDVRDVARAHILAGFTPTAKGRHISCTDSIELYGLAEYLREKFTDKYPFPKWKVPYFMVWLFGPILGFSHEYVEKNIGIPVKFDNSYTQKDLGLKFTDIKQTVCDHFEQLLQDGIIKRKD, via the coding sequence ATGAAGATCAATCCATCTAAACCAATCCTAGTCACTGGCGGAAGCGGCTACATAGCATCCTGGGTAGTAAAATATTTATTAGAGGAAGGACATACCGTTCACACAACAGTACGAGATAAAACTCAAAAAGATAAATATTTACACCTCGAAGAAATTGCAAATAACTCAAAAGGCAAATTAGTAGTATTCGATGCAGATTTAATGAAAAAGGATTCGTTCTTAGAAGCTATGCAAGAATGCGAGCTCGTGATTCACATGGCATCTCCATTTTTTGTTGTTGGTATTAAAGATGCACAGAAGGATTTGATCGGTCCAGCTAAAGATGGAACAGCTAACGTTCTTCATTCGGCTAATGTTACTAAATCGGTAAAAAGGATTGTATTAACTTCTAGTTGCGCATCTATCTATGGAGATAATTGCGATTTATCTCTAACAAAGGACAAAGTATTTACGGAAGAATATTGGAATACAACTAGCTCCCTATCACATAGTCCTTATTCCTATTCTAAAACTGTAGCAGAGCAGGAAGCATGGAAAATAGCAAATGCTCAATCACAATGGGACTTACTCACAATTAACCCAGCTTTTGTACTTGGTCCATCACTTACTAAAAGAACAGATTCAACAAGTATCAACATGATGATTCAACTTGGAAATGGAACTTTTTCTTTTGGAGTTCCCGAACTTTGGTTTGGAATTACAGACGTTAGAGACGTAGCTCGTGCACATATACTAGCAGGTTTTACCCCGACTGCAAAAGGAAGACATATATCTTGCACTGACTCTATCGAATTATATGGATTAGCCGAATATCTCCGAGAAAAGTTCACCGATAAATACCCATTTCCGAAATGGAAAGTTCCTTACTTTATGGTTTGGCTTTTTGGTCCAATTTTAGGATTCAGCCATGAATACGTAGAAAAAAACATTGGTATTCCAGTTAAATTTGATAATTCATATACACAAAAAGACTTAGGCTTAAAATTCACGGATATCAAACAAACAGTTTGCGATCACTTTGAACAGCTTTTACAGGATGGAATCATAAAAAGGAAGGATTAA
- the rfbB gene encoding dTDP-glucose 4,6-dehydratase: MARLLKNILVTGGAGFIGANFIHYLAKIGFKGHVLNVDSLTYAGDLDKLIGIEKELNYEFMKGDIRDKDYLNFVFSKNQIDTVVHFAAESHVDNSISGPRIFAETNVMGTFELLTAARGYWQKNNKYKDGVHFHHISTDEVYGSLGETGFFTETTPYDPSSPYSASKAASDHFVNAFSRTFQMPITISNCSNNYGPHQNREKLIPLMITNAINGRNLPVYGDGKNIRDWLYVEDHCDAIWTILQKGENGRSYNVGGNNEWANINIVKKICEVLGKLTPKPVSEYEKLIKYVTDRPGHDRRYAIDASRIQKELGWFPKETFETGIEKTVKFYLG; encoded by the coding sequence ATGGCAAGATTGTTAAAAAATATACTAGTAACAGGCGGAGCAGGTTTTATTGGAGCTAATTTTATTCATTATCTAGCAAAAATTGGTTTCAAAGGACATGTATTAAACGTAGATTCATTAACCTACGCTGGTGATTTAGACAAGCTAATTGGAATTGAAAAGGAACTCAATTACGAATTCATGAAAGGTGATATTCGGGACAAAGACTATTTAAATTTTGTTTTTTCCAAAAATCAAATTGATACCGTAGTTCACTTTGCGGCCGAAAGCCATGTTGATAATTCTATTTCCGGTCCTAGAATTTTTGCTGAAACTAACGTAATGGGAACATTCGAGTTATTAACCGCCGCGCGAGGGTATTGGCAAAAGAATAATAAATATAAAGATGGAGTTCATTTTCATCATATTTCTACAGACGAAGTTTACGGCTCATTAGGCGAAACCGGATTTTTTACTGAGACTACACCATATGATCCATCTTCTCCTTATTCTGCATCGAAAGCGGCTTCCGATCATTTTGTAAATGCATTTAGCCGCACGTTTCAAATGCCAATTACCATTTCAAATTGTTCTAATAACTACGGCCCACACCAGAATCGAGAAAAGTTGATTCCACTTATGATTACAAATGCGATTAACGGGCGTAATCTTCCTGTATATGGAGATGGGAAAAATATTCGCGATTGGTTGTATGTAGAAGATCATTGTGACGCAATTTGGACTATTTTACAAAAAGGGGAAAATGGTCGATCGTATAACGTTGGCGGAAATAACGAGTGGGCAAATATCAATATTGTAAAAAAAATATGCGAAGTTTTAGGTAAACTAACTCCTAAGCCAGTTAGCGAATACGAAAAGTTAATCAAATACGTAACTGATCGACCTGGGCACGATAGGCGCTATGCGATAGATGCCTCTCGAATTCAAAAAGAACTTGGTTGGTTTCCCAAAGAAACATTTGAAACTGGAATCGAAAAAACTGTGAAGTTTTATTTGGGATAA
- a CDS encoding HD domain-containing protein → MKTEFNIILNQFNIPELDKSILYERVIECYSESNRDYHNLRHIREMLENLNKYAEHIIDYPLLYISCLYHDIVYDTHASDNEEKSAEYLERDFGSYLSNEKLEICKKLILGTKKHEHLEDDFDNKIFLDSDLLILGRDRNRYIEYMDSIRKEYEWVEKEFYKQERTKILKKFLERDRIYFTDEIFKQYENRARENIKFEIEMNFQK, encoded by the coding sequence ATGAAAACTGAATTTAATATTATTTTAAATCAATTCAATATTCCCGAACTTGACAAGTCGATTTTATATGAAAGGGTAATTGAGTGTTACTCTGAATCCAATCGAGATTATCATAACTTACGCCATATCCGAGAAATGTTAGAAAACTTAAATAAGTATGCTGAGCATATTATAGATTATCCGTTATTGTATATTTCCTGTCTATATCATGATATTGTATATGATACTCATGCAAGTGACAATGAAGAAAAAAGTGCAGAATACTTAGAAAGAGATTTCGGTTCATATTTATCAAATGAGAAATTAGAAATCTGTAAAAAACTAATTTTAGGAACAAAAAAACACGAACATCTTGAAGATGATTTTGATAATAAAATATTTTTAGATTCTGACTTACTCATTTTAGGAAGAGATCGGAATCGTTATATCGAGTATATGGATAGTATTCGAAAAGAATACGAATGGGTAGAAAAAGAATTTTATAAACAAGAAAGAACAAAGATACTAAAAAAATTTTTAGAGAGAGATAGAATATATTTTACAGATGAAATTTTTAAACAGTATGAAAACCGAGCTCGAGAAAACATAAAGTTTGAGATAGAAATGAATTTTCAAAAATAG
- a CDS encoding transglutaminase domain-containing protein — protein MPTKTAILPTFYLDSDSSIVQSFIKKLNLDGLSEIDKAKQIYLAVRDEIRYDPYNIILTPEELKASSVLKRGYGFCVEKAVTLAACIRAAGIPAKVGFANVKNHINSKRLQNLMKSDIFVFHGYAEILLEGKWVKATPAFNKSLCDRAGILPLEFDGEHDSIFHPFDKSGNKHMEYLHDYGSFDDLPFDRMIDEYDIHYPHLQVKDKKSFGAIKKGKFEDELNQ, from the coding sequence ATGCCAACAAAAACTGCCATTCTTCCAACATTTTATCTCGATTCTGATTCTAGTATAGTTCAGAGTTTTATTAAAAAATTGAATCTAGATGGTTTATCGGAAATTGATAAAGCGAAGCAAATCTATTTAGCAGTGAGAGACGAAATTCGTTATGATCCATATAACATTATCCTCACCCCAGAAGAACTAAAAGCAAGTTCTGTATTAAAAAGAGGATATGGTTTCTGCGTAGAGAAAGCTGTAACTTTAGCCGCTTGTATTCGGGCTGCCGGCATACCGGCTAAGGTTGGTTTTGCGAATGTCAAAAATCATATTAATTCCAAACGACTTCAAAACCTAATGAAGTCAGATATTTTTGTATTCCATGGATACGCAGAAATACTTCTCGAAGGAAAGTGGGTAAAAGCAACTCCGGCGTTTAATAAGTCCTTATGCGATAGAGCTGGAATTTTACCGCTTGAATTTGACGGTGAACATGATTCCATATTTCATCCTTTCGATAAATCTGGAAATAAACATATGGAATATTTGCATGATTACGGTAGTTTTGATGATCTGCCATTTGATAGAATGATAGATGAGTATGATATTCATTATCCGCATCTTCAAGTAAAAGATAAAAAAAGTTTTGGTGCCATTAAAAAAGGTAAATTTGAGGACGAATTGAATCAATAG
- a CDS encoding methyltransferase domain-containing protein, translated as MSKYLVDILKEVHEEVKDKFYGCGSPIPFDLEGKTILDLGSGSGRDCFILSKLVGGAGKVIGIDMTEEQIEIANKHVNYHTEKFGYKKTNVQFLNGFMEDLKSLGIQDASVDIVVSNCVINLSPDKEKVFSEIFRVLKPGGELYFSDVFSSRRLPEILKNDPILLGECLGGALYTEDFRRLLYNVGCKDFRVMTNSKINLQNRELEEKVGLIEFNSITVRAFKLDLEDRCEDFGQAVRYLGTIKNSENAFVLDDHHTFEKGKIVSVCGNTTMMLEETRYNEHFEILGDKSIHYGLFDCAPASPTVTSSNVSVCC; from the coding sequence ATGTCAAAATATCTTGTGGATATTTTAAAAGAAGTCCACGAAGAAGTAAAAGATAAATTCTATGGGTGTGGTTCACCTATCCCATTTGATTTAGAAGGAAAAACAATTTTGGATTTGGGAAGTGGCTCAGGTAGAGATTGTTTTATTTTATCAAAGTTAGTCGGGGGGGCAGGTAAAGTAATTGGAATTGATATGACAGAAGAGCAAATAGAAATTGCGAACAAACATGTCAATTACCACACAGAAAAATTTGGATACAAAAAAACAAATGTTCAATTCCTAAATGGATTTATGGAAGATCTAAAATCTCTTGGTATCCAAGATGCGTCAGTTGACATTGTTGTTTCTAATTGCGTAATCAATCTTTCACCAGATAAAGAAAAAGTATTCTCTGAAATATTTCGTGTTCTAAAACCAGGAGGAGAATTGTATTTTTCCGATGTATTTTCTTCTCGTAGATTGCCTGAAATTCTAAAGAATGATCCAATATTATTAGGAGAATGTTTAGGGGGAGCTTTATATACAGAAGACTTTCGTAGACTTTTGTACAATGTGGGCTGTAAAGACTTTCGTGTGATGACAAATTCTAAAATCAATTTACAAAATAGAGAATTAGAAGAGAAAGTGGGGCTAATTGAGTTTAACTCCATAACAGTTCGTGCTTTCAAATTGGATTTGGAAGATCGTTGTGAAGATTTTGGACAAGCTGTTCGTTATTTAGGGACAATTAAAAATTCGGAAAACGCATTTGTATTAGATGACCACCATACTTTTGAAAAGGGAAAAATCGTTTCTGTTTGTGGAAATACAACAATGATGTTAGAAGAAACCAGATACAACGAACACTTTGAAATCCTAGGGGATAAAAGTATTCATTATGGATTGTTTGATTGTGCTCCCGCAAGTCCGACAGTTACGTCATCAAATGTTTCGGTTTGTTGTTAA
- the arsS gene encoding arsenosugar biosynthesis radical SAM protein ArsS (Some members of this family are selenoproteins.), translating into MQTPSFESILEKHSISLRAREIEIFQINMGKMCNLACKHCHVEAGPNRKEIMNRETLEKCLKLIDKHNFKTIDLTGGTPEVNPHFRWFISELGKRQKEVLVRSNLVVLLENEYSDMVELLTKNKITLIASFPHIQKDRTDKQRGNGVYDGLINIIRILNNLGYGINPELKLHLVHNPVGAYLPGNQIVLEQEYKKVLQNEYGIQFNSLYCITNMPIGRYLNFLKSSGNYESYMEELVNAFNPAAARNVMCVNTLSISYDGFLYDCDFNQMINLKLKNELPQHLDDFDLEKLAGREISIEDHCFGCTAGSGSSCGGAIQLEPAVANAPMG; encoded by the coding sequence TTGCAAACTCCAAGTTTTGAATCTATTCTAGAAAAACATTCCATTTCTCTAAGAGCAAGGGAGATTGAAATCTTTCAAATTAATATGGGCAAGATGTGTAATCTTGCCTGTAAACACTGCCATGTAGAAGCTGGTCCAAATCGCAAAGAAATTATGAATCGCGAAACCTTAGAAAAGTGTTTAAAATTAATTGATAAACATAATTTTAAAACGATTGATTTGACGGGTGGAACTCCTGAAGTGAACCCTCACTTTCGTTGGTTCATATCTGAACTTGGTAAACGACAAAAAGAAGTTTTAGTAAGAAGTAACTTAGTTGTGCTTTTAGAAAATGAATATTCCGACATGGTCGAACTACTAACGAAAAATAAAATTACTCTAATCGCTTCTTTTCCTCATATTCAAAAAGACAGAACAGATAAACAAAGAGGAAATGGAGTATATGACGGGCTAATAAATATTATCCGTATATTAAACAATTTAGGATACGGAATAAATCCAGAATTAAAACTGCACCTAGTTCATAATCCAGTAGGAGCTTATTTACCTGGAAACCAAATTGTATTAGAACAAGAATACAAAAAAGTTTTACAGAATGAATATGGAATTCAATTCAATTCACTTTACTGCATTACCAATATGCCAATTGGTAGATATTTGAATTTTCTAAAAAGTTCAGGAAACTATGAATCGTATATGGAAGAATTAGTGAATGCTTTTAATCCTGCCGCGGCGAGAAACGTTATGTGCGTGAATACACTCTCTATCAGTTATGATGGTTTTTTATACGACTGTGACTTTAACCAGATGATAAATTTGAAATTGAAAAATGAATTACCACAACATTTAGATGATTTCGATTTAGAAAAATTAGCAGGAAGAGAAATTTCGATTGAAGATCATTGTTTTGGATGTACTGCTGGGTCGGGAAGTTCTTGTGGTGGTGCGATTCAACTAGAACCTGCGGTAGCAAACGCGCCGATGGGTTAA
- a CDS encoding carboxymuconolactone decarboxylase family protein → MAHYFDTDGLKDFPNIGEYAPEEGKLFFDYYGKSTSAGKLSEREKSLIALTVSVVEKCPYCIDAYTNKCLSIGITKEEMMEAVHVGASMMAGITLAHSTQMRSIINKKEM, encoded by the coding sequence ATGGCTCATTATTTTGATACAGATGGATTAAAGGATTTTCCGAACATTGGTGAATATGCACCGGAAGAAGGAAAACTTTTTTTTGATTATTACGGAAAATCAACTTCGGCAGGAAAGTTAAGCGAAAGAGAAAAGTCTCTTATTGCACTTACTGTTTCTGTCGTTGAAAAATGCCCCTATTGCATTGATGCTTACACGAACAAATGTTTGTCGATTGGAATCACTAAAGAGGAAATGATGGAAGCGGTGCATGTTGGTGCATCCATGATGGCTGGAATCACTTTAGCACATTCTACCCAAATGAGAAGTATTATAAACAAGAAGGAGATGTGA